Genomic window (Plasmodium knowlesi strain H apicoplast, complete genome):
AAAATTTTAACATTAATAGGTAATAAACAAGGTTGGATAGGTATAGGTATAGGAAAAAATAGTAACATAAATAAAGCTATTATATTATCAAAAATTAATGCATTAAATAATATTTATTATTTTAAATATTCAATATTAAATGTATATAAATTAAAATATATTTATATTAATAGTTCAAAATTTTTTGTAAAATTGCAGTTTAAAATTTATAGTTATATTAATGTAAGATTTTTATTATTAAAATATTTATTAGAATGTTTGGGATATTTAAATTGTAAAATTATTATATATCATAATATTATACATAATAAGTATAATTTATTAAATAAAATATTGTTAATGTTATTTAATATATTTTAAAAAAAATGGTATTATATTTAAATAAAAATTTATATATTGTATATATATTGAAATATATATATGGATTAAATTTATATAAATTTAATTTATT
Coding sequences:
- a CDS encoding ribosomal protein S5; the protein is MIVRDSRNKLYNYYLLYYILILLKSIFIILIFRIKFNFIYFLKNYFILIIYLKLYYIIYEFNSFVYKNNYNFNYIFFYIYKYNKINFKNKNNICNKINIIEKIIEIKKISYTIKKGRIKRYKILTLIGNKQGWIGIGIGKNSNINKAIILSKINALNNIYYFKYSILNVYKLKYIYINSSKFFVKLQFKIYSYINVRFLLLKYLLECLGYLNCKIIIYHNIIHNKYNLLNKILLMLFNIF